Proteins encoded within one genomic window of Drosophila willistoni isolate 14030-0811.24 chromosome XL unlocalized genomic scaffold, UCI_dwil_1.1 Seg141, whole genome shotgun sequence:
- the LOC111518495 gene encoding uncharacterized protein LOC111518495, whose translation MSRYPFNANRTRVRVLTTRLPMVPYYMKMDTIGKNLIFKNLLPPGMYGEEKNNPLIPQHKSPYGVKANDEATKEEKPKPQFKQLVSDKEEDQIRKRIQEIWSTGMRSSSSTSGASRKKSGVIQNFNQLRLAMRRKSTDTGIQFTSSIVHLLAKAIVGLHEKFLEEYRKLHTLCLAETPQTEPMLVLDQLDVVSFKINEMEDAKRGLQEEHCLLSNQLRHHDIEQSKEKNLQPDTPDIKEARSICNNVFDLLLDLYSHDEKEN comes from the exons ATGTCCCGTTATCCTTTCAATGCTAA TCGAACTCGTGTACGTGTACTAACAACTAGATTACCTATGGTGCCGTACTATATGAAGATGGACACCATTGGAAAGAATTTGATTTTCAAGAATCTTCTGCCACCTGGCATGTATGGCGAGGAGAAAAATAATCCATTGATTCCCCAACACAAGTCGCCTTACGGGGTCAAAGCGAACGATGAGGCAACAAAGGAGGAGAAACCAAAGCCGCAGTTTAAGCAACTGGTCAGCGACAAGGAAGAAGATCAAATACGAAAGCGCATCCAGGAAATCTGGTCGACTGGGATGCGAAGTTCGTCCTCGACATCGGGGGCTTCACGCAAAAAGAGCGGTGTCAtccaaaatttcaatcaattGCGTTTGGCAATGCGTCGTAAAAGCACTGACACTGGCATACAGTTTACTTCTTCGATTGTTCATTTGCTGGCCAAAGCTATAGTCGGCCTGCACGAGAAATTCCTTGAGGAATATCGAAAGCTGCACACTCTGTGCCTGGCCGAAACACCACAGACCGAGCCCATGTTGGTGCTGGATCAGTTGGATGTTGTTAGTTTCAAGATCAACGAAATGGAAGACGCCAAACGTGGCCTACAAGAGGAGCATTGCCTATTGAGCAATCAATTGCGTCATCATGATATCGAACAATCGAAGGAGAAAAATCTACAACCCGATACACCTGACATCAAGGAAGCGCGTTCGATTTGTAACAATGTGTTTGATCTACTTCTTGATCTCTATTCACATGATGAGAAGGAAAACTGA